From Oscillospiraceae bacterium CM, a single genomic window includes:
- the mreB gene encoding rod shape-determining protein MreB has protein sequence MLFGRDIGVDLGTTSVMVTANGKGVLSREPSVVAMDKNTGRLLNVGMAAQRMLGRTPGNIVAIRPMRNGAISDYDMAERMLRELIRKAVNFSLFKPRVIISVSSGITEVEERAVIDAGIEAGARKVYLMEAPLAAAVGAGLDISKPDGHMVVDIGGGTTDAAILSLSGVVESDSIKAGGAAFDDAIVKYIRRKHNVLIGDNTAEELKKSIGCVFPRPESTTVDVKGRCLMTGLPRIVSISSTEILEAFEEVTEGILEMVHRVLENTPPELVADVSQNGIVLTGGGSLLWGFDKLIESRTNIQTRIADDAEMCVGYGVGKSLDLVGDMHEGTINLARRRQMKA, from the coding sequence ATGCTTTTTGGTAGAGATATCGGAGTCGACCTCGGTACGACTTCGGTGATGGTCACAGCAAACGGCAAGGGTGTTTTATCGCGGGAGCCGTCCGTCGTGGCGATGGATAAAAATACAGGCCGTCTTCTGAACGTCGGTATGGCGGCGCAGCGTATGCTCGGCAGAACGCCTGGCAACATCGTTGCCATCAGGCCGATGCGCAACGGGGCCATTTCCGATTACGACATGGCCGAGCGCATGCTCCGCGAGCTCATCCGCAAAGCCGTCAATTTCAGCCTGTTCAAGCCGCGCGTCATCATCTCCGTCTCTTCCGGCATCACGGAGGTTGAGGAACGCGCCGTCATTGATGCCGGCATTGAGGCCGGTGCCCGCAAAGTCTACCTGATGGAAGCCCCGCTCGCGGCGGCCGTCGGTGCCGGGCTTGACATCTCAAAACCGGACGGTCATATGGTCGTTGATATCGGCGGCGGAACAACGGATGCCGCCATCCTCTCGCTATCCGGCGTTGTCGAGTCGGATTCCATCAAAGCGGGCGGCGCCGCGTTTGACGACGCCATTGTTAAATACATCCGCCGCAAGCACAACGTTCTTATTGGCGACAATACGGCCGAGGAGCTTAAAAAAAGCATTGGCTGCGTTTTCCCACGCCCCGAATCGACGACTGTTGACGTTAAGGGGCGCTGCCTGATGACCGGCCTGCCACGGATCGTTTCCATCAGCTCAACGGAAATTCTCGAAGCTTTTGAAGAGGTCACCGAGGGCATTCTTGAGATGGTTCACCGTGTTCTGGAAAACACACCGCCGGAGCTTGTGGCCGACGTCTCGCAAAACGGGATCGTTTTGACAGGCGGCGGGAGTCTTTTATGGGGGTTCGACAAGCTCATTGAAAGCCGCACGAATATTCAAACGCGGATTGCTGACGACGCGGAAATGTGCGTCGGCTATGGGGTCGGCAAATCGCTTGATCTCGTTGGCGACATGCACGAGGGGACGATTAACCTCGCGCGGCGGCGGCAGATGAAGGCCTAG
- the thiI gene encoding tRNA 4-thiouridine(8) synthase ThiI, which yields MEDIILLKQGEIVLKGLNRRSFEIKLIANITKRLKPFGDFKIYAVQSTIYVEPQNDRCDMDGAYDAVKTIFGIVAVSRAAACAKDKDAILETAKRYLGDTLARAKSFKVETKRADKRFPMTSIQLSQYVGGELADAYLHVKVDVHAPDFTVHLEVRDYAAYVHGPVDPGAGGLPVGTNGRAVSLLSGGIDSPVSTYMIAKRGVHIIPVHFFSFPYTSMQAKEKVIELARLLTRYCGRMTLEIVPLTHIQEEIREKCPEELFTIIMRRFMMRLSEKLADYHGCRALVTGENLGQVASQTLEAMAATQACVTMPVLRPVIGLDKKDIVAMAEKIGTFDTSILPYEDCCTVFTPRHPKTKPRLDDVLKAEAALCIDTLVSEAFDGTEHVHVDVS from the coding sequence ATGGAAGATATCATACTCCTCAAACAAGGCGAAATCGTCTTAAAGGGCCTCAACAGGCGAAGCTTTGAAATCAAGCTCATTGCGAATATCACAAAACGTTTAAAGCCGTTCGGCGACTTTAAGATTTACGCCGTGCAGTCGACGATTTACGTTGAGCCGCAAAACGACCGGTGCGACATGGACGGGGCATATGATGCCGTCAAAACGATTTTCGGCATTGTCGCCGTCTCGCGTGCCGCCGCGTGCGCCAAGGATAAAGACGCTATTTTAGAGACGGCCAAACGCTATCTGGGCGATACGCTCGCGCGGGCAAAATCCTTTAAGGTCGAGACAAAGCGCGCTGATAAACGTTTTCCGATGACGTCCATTCAGCTCTCGCAGTACGTCGGCGGTGAACTGGCCGACGCTTATCTGCATGTCAAGGTTGATGTGCACGCGCCGGACTTTACCGTCCATCTTGAGGTGCGCGATTACGCGGCGTACGTCCACGGGCCTGTTGACCCCGGCGCGGGCGGCCTGCCCGTCGGCACAAACGGCCGGGCCGTTTCGCTCTTATCGGGTGGGATTGACAGCCCCGTGTCTACTTATATGATCGCCAAGCGTGGTGTTCACATCATCCCCGTGCATTTTTTCTCCTTTCCATATACGTCGATGCAAGCCAAGGAAAAGGTCATTGAGCTCGCGCGGCTCTTAACGCGCTACTGCGGGCGTATGACGCTGGAAATTGTCCCGCTCACGCATATTCAGGAAGAGATCCGAGAAAAATGCCCGGAAGAGCTTTTTACAATCATCATGCGCCGGTTCATGATGCGCCTTTCGGAAAAGCTTGCCGACTACCACGGCTGCCGCGCCCTTGTCACGGGTGAAAATCTCGGCCAGGTCGCGAGCCAAACCCTGGAGGCCATGGCCGCGACGCAGGCATGCGTCACGATGCCCGTTTTGCGTCCCGTTATTGGGCTCGACAAAAAGGACATTGTCGCTATGGCGGAAAAAATCGGCACGTTTGACACGTCGATTCTCCCGTATGAGGACTGCTGCACCGTGTTTACGCCGCGCCATCCGAAAACGAAGCCGCGTCTTGACGACGTTTTAAAGGCGGAGGCGGCGCTCTGTATCGACACCCTCGTCAGCGAAGCATTCGACGGGACAGAACACGTACATGTCGACGTTTCGTGA
- a CDS encoding ATP-dependent RecD-like DNA helicase, translated as MQEERQDIKIEGTVAALVYQNTDNGYAVLRLQTDNGLVTAVGCMPGINPGEALILTGVWATHHAYGEQFKAEYVERRMPSGREAIYAYLASGVIKNVGPAKARDIVDTFGDKALEVIENDPDQLAQVRGITSKRAREVGASFRRQVGLRRLMEFLSAYGLKPVIAVRLYKTFGDDALDAVRDNPYIMTSSDFGADFFEADAVALALGFDSDCPARAEAAVLFELEHNLNNGHTFLPFDKLVSATQQLIDVENQTITDALDALCESGYIVREPIAGQDACYLEPLAQAERSVATRLLAAAAPETDDCVDINALIAAVERAQNLRYAAEQKRAVALALKSRVLVLTGGPGTGKTTAVNGILALFDNLGLKTRLCAPTGRAAKRMSEVTGREAATIHRLLGAGVGEGDGLVFEYDETNPLDADAVVVDETSMVDILLMRALLSALPAACRLVLVGDADQLPSVGPGNVFSDIIRSGAVETVALSEIFRQAGESGIIKSAHMINKGLVPDLSEKTHDFFFLRRPSAERTVETIVDLCAERLPKNMGVSPAQIQVLSPTRKNKAGTENINRRLQEVLNPPSPGKKEKSFGDFVFREGDKVMQIRNNYDILWKSDGGLTVGTGVFNGDIGCILDIDFARETLSVDFDDKIVTYLFEQLSELEPAYALTVHKSQGSEYRAVILAAAAGAPQLLVRSVLYTAVTRARELLIIVGDQAVFETMVANDRRQKRYSGLRARLSGPL; from the coding sequence GTGCAAGAGGAAAGACAGGACATAAAAATTGAAGGAACGGTTGCCGCGCTCGTCTATCAAAACACGGATAACGGGTATGCCGTTCTGCGCCTTCAGACCGATAACGGCTTGGTGACGGCTGTCGGCTGCATGCCCGGTATTAATCCCGGCGAGGCCCTTATTCTGACAGGGGTTTGGGCGACGCATCATGCCTACGGCGAGCAGTTTAAAGCTGAATACGTAGAGCGGCGGATGCCGTCCGGCCGCGAGGCTATTTATGCCTATTTGGCCTCCGGCGTTATCAAAAACGTCGGCCCGGCCAAGGCGCGCGACATTGTCGATACCTTTGGGGACAAAGCACTGGAGGTCATCGAAAACGACCCGGATCAGCTCGCGCAGGTGCGCGGCATTACGTCTAAAAGAGCGCGCGAGGTCGGCGCGTCCTTTCGGCGTCAGGTCGGCCTGCGGCGCTTAATGGAATTCTTGTCGGCATACGGCCTCAAGCCGGTAATCGCCGTCCGGCTTTACAAAACGTTTGGGGACGACGCGCTTGACGCCGTTCGGGATAATCCATACATCATGACAAGTTCTGATTTCGGGGCCGATTTTTTTGAAGCGGATGCTGTGGCGCTCGCCCTCGGTTTTGACAGCGACTGCCCAGCACGTGCCGAGGCGGCCGTTTTATTCGAATTAGAGCACAATCTTAATAATGGCCACACCTTTTTGCCGTTTGATAAGCTTGTCTCGGCAACGCAGCAGCTGATTGACGTTGAGAATCAAACGATCACCGACGCGCTTGACGCACTGTGCGAAAGCGGCTATATCGTGCGCGAGCCCATCGCCGGGCAGGACGCATGCTATTTAGAGCCGCTTGCCCAGGCCGAGCGGTCTGTTGCCACCCGCCTGCTGGCAGCGGCAGCGCCCGAAACAGACGACTGTGTGGATATTAACGCGCTCATCGCGGCGGTGGAACGCGCGCAGAATCTTCGTTATGCCGCCGAGCAGAAACGGGCTGTGGCGCTGGCACTCAAAAGCCGTGTCCTCGTCTTAACGGGCGGCCCCGGTACCGGGAAGACAACGGCTGTTAACGGCATACTCGCCTTGTTTGACAATCTCGGCCTTAAAACACGCCTTTGCGCGCCGACCGGCCGCGCTGCCAAACGCATGAGCGAGGTCACTGGCCGCGAGGCGGCGACGATTCACCGCCTTTTGGGTGCCGGCGTCGGTGAGGGCGACGGCCTAGTTTTCGAATACGACGAGACAAACCCGCTTGATGCCGACGCTGTTGTGGTTGACGAAACGTCAATGGTCGATATCCTCCTGATGCGCGCTCTTTTATCGGCGCTCCCGGCGGCGTGTCGCCTTGTCCTTGTCGGGGACGCCGACCAGCTCCCCTCTGTCGGTCCTGGCAACGTGTTCTCCGATATCATCCGCAGCGGCGCCGTCGAGACGGTTGCCCTGTCTGAAATTTTCCGCCAAGCCGGTGAGAGCGGCATCATTAAAAGCGCACACATGATTAACAAGGGCCTCGTTCCCGATCTGTCCGAAAAAACGCATGACTTCTTTTTTCTCCGCCGCCCATCTGCCGAGCGCACGGTTGAGACAATTGTCGATTTGTGTGCCGAGCGGCTGCCGAAAAACATGGGCGTTTCCCCCGCGCAAATTCAGGTTCTCTCTCCGACACGAAAAAACAAAGCGGGGACGGAAAACATAAACAGGCGGCTGCAGGAAGTGCTCAACCCGCCTTCTCCGGGCAAAAAAGAGAAATCCTTCGGCGACTTTGTCTTCCGCGAGGGTGACAAAGTTATGCAAATTCGCAATAATTATGATATACTATGGAAAAGTGACGGCGGCCTCACCGTCGGCACCGGCGTCTTCAACGGTGACATCGGATGCATTCTGGATATTGACTTCGCCCGTGAGACACTATCTGTCGATTTCGACGACAAAATTGTGACATATCTCTTTGAGCAGCTATCGGAGCTTGAGCCAGCGTACGCGCTGACCGTCCATAAATCACAGGGCAGTGAATACCGCGCCGTTATATTAGCAGCCGCCGCCGGTGCGCCACAGCTTCTCGTGCGCAGCGTCCTATACACCGCCGTCACGCGGGCCAGAGAGCTTCTCATCATCGTTGGCGACCAGGCCGTTTTTGAGACGATGGTTGCAAACGACAGGCGGCAGAAGCGCTACAGCGGCCTTCGCGCGCGGCTGTCCGGGCCTTTGTAA
- a CDS encoding ComF family protein has translation MRFLSEILDLLFPPKCIFCGKHFKNGEVCCCDACAKTLPFTKAADVSQKGNYFDECVSPLFYAGMVRKSIHRYKFKGAAAYADCYGKLLAACIRDNLAGKFDLITWVPLSRNRERERGYDQAMLLACAAALALGDVAAETLVKNANIPAQSSLTGGETRRANVIGVYDVKDHELVCGKRILIIDDIITTGSTLSECARTLLLAGAESVVGAALARAT, from the coding sequence ATGCGTTTTTTGTCTGAAATTCTTGATCTTTTATTTCCGCCAAAGTGCATTTTCTGCGGAAAGCACTTCAAGAACGGCGAGGTGTGCTGCTGCGACGCCTGCGCCAAGACGCTGCCGTTTACGAAGGCTGCCGACGTCAGCCAAAAGGGCAACTATTTTGACGAATGCGTCTCACCGCTTTTTTATGCTGGCATGGTCCGCAAATCCATCCATCGATATAAATTCAAAGGTGCGGCCGCTTATGCCGACTGCTACGGCAAGCTTCTTGCAGCCTGCATCCGGGATAATCTCGCGGGGAAATTTGATCTCATTACATGGGTTCCGCTCAGCCGGAATCGCGAGCGGGAGCGCGGATACGATCAGGCCATGCTCTTAGCCTGTGCCGCCGCATTAGCGCTTGGCGACGTCGCTGCGGAAACACTCGTTAAAAACGCCAACATCCCGGCCCAATCCTCCCTAACCGGCGGGGAGACACGGCGCGCCAACGTCATCGGCGTTTACGACGTTAAAGATCATGAGCTTGTATGCGGTAAACGCATTTTAATTATTGACGATATTATTACAACAGGCTCAACGCTATCGGAATGCGCGCGGACGCTTTTATTAGCGGGGGCAGAATCCGTCGTTGGCGCAGCGCTGGCCCGCGCCACATAA
- a CDS encoding SpoIIE family protein phosphatase has translation MTGNDLRQRLSAIKTDLQGGAALKVFKADKALAAECLVRFALAFVLSGSQIFGAVAPFAVGLTAASGAGVTGFAALFGAIIGYLLSGSFFWAVKYISIAVIVTTAAMVFRDTEVKQTDWFMPVIAAVVTACIGFVSAVDAGWTAAATALFVTDIVLAGGSAYFYKIALSPWSGRFNLEQGAEITHTVSILILLSTLLISLAHLELFGVISIGRAAATLIVFLAAFKGGAGMGCATGLAVGLAMDASTSVSPIFCTVYGLSGLIAGIFSRRRRLLFAMTYILVDACAAAVSLGNAAVPAILYETFIASVVFMLLPPSFMARLSVLIPGTSGGYGVLKSREYTKSRVEQAALAFRELYETVQTAAGVGRNDQDIASVFDKAAEVACLTCARSSTCWHQDYQTTVDAMNNASPAMLERGSLLESDLPDYFVHACVNLSEFITAVNAELKSLLYRRQFRKRLKENQNAAFHQYGDVAAILNGISEELGSGTSFEPELENRLRKYLRSLNIQAETAVFRDRAGRLHAELFGANAVTIKKIPDYLEKLSAVLNVRLCTAETVSAVDRLYLLEAEPLAAAVGISSKKKNEKGQSGDKGAYFKTDEGLLYVILSDGMGTGAEAAQYAGDTVRILERFLRSGVAPETAVRMLNDLMLLKNEDDIGCATVDLVCINLFTGDARLFKYGAAPSYLRNGRGVRRMKGKSLAAGLGLPPHDAPDQLKMALKPGSVAVIVSDGVTADPEDGWLCDLISKFSGDTPKDLAASIVRAATEKYGVEDDMTVIAIQMAERV, from the coding sequence ATGACCGGTAACGACCTGCGGCAGCGGCTGAGCGCGATCAAAACGGATCTTCAGGGGGGCGCGGCTCTCAAGGTCTTCAAAGCGGACAAGGCCTTGGCGGCCGAGTGTCTCGTCCGCTTTGCGCTGGCATTTGTATTATCCGGCTCGCAGATTTTTGGCGCTGTCGCGCCGTTTGCCGTCGGGCTGACGGCGGCATCCGGTGCCGGCGTCACGGGTTTTGCCGCGCTGTTCGGCGCCATTATTGGCTATCTGCTTTCAGGGTCGTTTTTCTGGGCGGTCAAATACATATCCATCGCGGTTATTGTGACGACGGCCGCGATGGTGTTCCGCGATACGGAAGTTAAACAGACCGATTGGTTTATGCCGGTTATCGCAGCCGTTGTCACAGCCTGTATCGGCTTCGTATCGGCAGTCGACGCTGGCTGGACTGCCGCCGCAACGGCACTTTTTGTGACGGACATCGTTTTGGCCGGCGGCAGCGCTTATTTCTATAAAATTGCGCTCTCCCCGTGGTCGGGCCGGTTCAATTTGGAACAGGGCGCTGAAATTACGCACACCGTCAGTATCCTTATCCTCTTGTCAACGCTGCTGATCTCCTTAGCCCACCTAGAGCTTTTCGGCGTTATTTCGATCGGGCGCGCGGCCGCAACGCTGATTGTCTTTCTTGCGGCCTTCAAAGGCGGCGCGGGCATGGGCTGCGCCACCGGCCTTGCCGTCGGGCTGGCAATGGACGCATCGACGAGCGTTTCGCCCATATTCTGTACGGTTTATGGGCTCTCAGGCCTCATCGCAGGGATTTTTTCAAGGCGGCGCCGACTCTTATTTGCCATGACGTATATTCTTGTTGACGCCTGCGCGGCGGCGGTATCGCTTGGCAACGCCGCCGTTCCGGCCATTTTATATGAGACCTTTATCGCCTCCGTCGTCTTTATGCTGCTGCCGCCGTCGTTTATGGCAAGACTTTCCGTCCTCATCCCGGGGACAAGCGGCGGCTATGGCGTTTTAAAATCCCGCGAATACACAAAAAGCCGCGTCGAGCAGGCGGCGCTCGCCTTCAGAGAGCTGTATGAAACGGTACAGACGGCTGCCGGTGTCGGCCGCAACGATCAGGACATCGCCTCTGTTTTCGATAAAGCTGCCGAGGTGGCCTGTCTGACGTGCGCTCGCTCGTCAACGTGCTGGCATCAGGATTATCAGACGACAGTTGATGCAATGAATAACGCAAGTCCCGCTATGCTTGAGCGCGGAAGCCTTTTGGAATCGGACCTGCCGGATTATTTTGTGCACGCGTGCGTCAATCTGTCGGAATTCATCACCGCCGTTAATGCCGAGCTCAAGAGCCTCTTATACCGCCGTCAGTTCAGAAAACGGCTCAAGGAGAACCAAAATGCCGCGTTTCATCAGTATGGCGACGTCGCTGCAATATTAAACGGAATTTCAGAAGAGCTCGGCAGCGGCACGAGCTTTGAACCGGAGCTTGAAAATAGGCTGCGTAAGTATCTCAGAAGCCTCAACATTCAGGCCGAAACAGCCGTTTTTCGTGACCGAGCCGGTCGATTGCACGCCGAATTATTCGGTGCCAACGCCGTGACAATCAAAAAAATTCCAGACTATTTGGAAAAGCTCTCTGCCGTTTTAAATGTCCGCTTATGCACCGCCGAGACGGTTTCCGCGGTCGACAGGCTTTATCTGCTTGAGGCGGAACCATTGGCAGCCGCCGTCGGCATTTCCTCTAAAAAGAAAAACGAAAAAGGGCAGAGCGGCGATAAAGGCGCCTATTTCAAAACAGACGAGGGGCTCTTATACGTGATTTTGTCCGACGGCATGGGTACCGGCGCGGAGGCCGCTCAATACGCCGGAGACACCGTTCGGATTTTGGAGCGCTTTTTGCGTTCCGGCGTCGCGCCCGAAACGGCCGTGCGGATGCTCAACGACCTGATGCTTCTGAAAAATGAGGATGATATTGGCTGTGCAACGGTTGACCTTGTGTGCATCAACCTTTTTACTGGCGATGCGCGCCTGTTTAAATACGGCGCGGCCCCATCGTACCTCCGAAACGGCCGCGGGGTGCGCCGGATGAAGGGCAAAAGCCTGGCCGCCGGTCTCGGCCTGCCGCCCCACGACGCGCCGGATCAACTGAAAATGGCGCTTAAGCCCGGTTCCGTTGCCGTCATCGTCAGCGATGGGGTGACGGCTGACCCCGAGGACGGCTGGTTGTGCGATCTTATTTCAAAATTTTCCGGGGATACGCCAAAGGACCTCGCCGCCTCCATCGTCCGTGCGGCGACGGAGAAATACGGCGTCGAAGACGATATGACGGTCATTGCCATTCAAATGGCCGAGCGCGTTTAA
- a CDS encoding competence/damage-inducible protein A: MAYTAEIISVGTELLLGSIANTDAQDVSQALSEIGINVFFHTVVGDNPERVKQAVAIAKDRADIIITTGGLGPTCDDLTKQTLADAFGKKLLFNENEAAKIRAYFETRLKNMEMTENNFQQAYLPEDCVIFDNGCGTAPGCAFEAEGTHVLMLPGPPRECRAMLKNCAIPYLKALSDAEIHSHNIHIFGQGESTVESRLRDMMLEMNNPTLAPYAKDSEVLLRLTAKAASKDAAEAMLAPVLEKLRNILGDIIYGVDTDSLERTVITLLTEKSTTLSAAESCTGGLLAKRLTDIPGASRVFFGGVTTYATASKTSVLGVDASLIAEKGVASKDVAEQMAIRVKTLFGTDLGIGITGIAGPDGDGSGLDVGTVFVALAAPAGVFTRSLMLYPDRDRTRTTAASHALDMLRRYLTGLPVEQISGQ, encoded by the coding sequence ATGGCATATACAGCGGAGATTATCAGCGTTGGGACAGAGCTGCTTTTGGGGAGCATTGCCAATACGGACGCGCAGGATGTGTCGCAAGCGCTGTCGGAGATCGGCATCAACGTCTTTTTCCACACCGTTGTCGGCGACAATCCCGAACGGGTCAAACAGGCCGTTGCCATTGCCAAAGACCGCGCCGATATTATTATCACAACGGGCGGCCTCGGCCCGACGTGCGACGATCTGACAAAGCAGACGCTTGCAGATGCCTTCGGTAAAAAGCTCCTTTTCAACGAAAACGAAGCCGCGAAAATCCGCGCCTATTTCGAGACGCGGCTTAAGAATATGGAGATGACGGAAAACAATTTTCAGCAGGCGTATTTGCCGGAAGACTGCGTTATCTTTGACAATGGCTGCGGCACGGCCCCCGGCTGCGCCTTTGAGGCCGAGGGTACACACGTTTTAATGCTGCCCGGCCCTCCGCGCGAATGCCGGGCTATGCTTAAAAACTGTGCGATCCCATACTTGAAAGCACTGTCCGACGCGGAGATTCACTCGCATAACATCCACATATTTGGTCAGGGCGAAAGCACTGTTGAGTCGCGCCTGCGCGATATGATGCTTGAAATGAATAACCCGACGCTCGCCCCCTATGCCAAGGACAGCGAGGTGCTGCTCCGCCTGACGGCGAAGGCCGCTTCAAAAGACGCGGCGGAAGCGATGCTGGCGCCTGTTCTTGAAAAGCTCCGCAATATTTTGGGCGACATTATTTACGGCGTCGATACGGACAGTCTGGAAAGAACGGTTATCACCCTCCTCACGGAAAAAAGCACAACACTCTCGGCGGCTGAATCGTGCACGGGCGGTCTTTTAGCCAAACGCCTGACGGATATCCCTGGCGCGTCACGCGTCTTTTTCGGCGGCGTTACGACGTACGCTACGGCGTCAAAAACATCGGTGCTCGGCGTCGATGCGTCACTTATTGCAGAAAAGGGCGTGGCGTCGAAAGACGTTGCCGAGCAGATGGCCATCCGGGTCAAAACGCTTTTCGGCACGGACCTTGGTATCGGCATCACCGGCATCGCCGGGCCGGACGGCGACGGCAGCGGCCTCGACGTCGGGACGGTTTTTGTCGCTCTTGCGGCACCGGCCGGGGTTTTTACACGGAGCCTCATGCTCTATCCGGACCGCGACAGAACGCGCACCACAGCGGCAAGCCACGCGCTTGACATGCTCCGTCGGTATCTGACGGGGCTGCCGGTCGAACAGATTTCCGGGCAATAA
- the htpG gene encoding molecular chaperone HtpG codes for MAKKQFKSESKRLLDLMVHSIYTHKEIFLREIISNASDAIDKLCYVSLTDDKVGLTRDDFKIDITVDKEKRTLTVSDNGIGMTAEELESNLGVIARSGSLQFKKEMGDNAADDVDIIGQFGVGFYSAFMVASTVTVISRAYGASSANMWVSAGSDGYSITPCDKETAGTDIIIEMKPDEDDEHYGDYLEEETLHRIIKKYSDYIRWPIVMDVTKSRQVEGPETDQDGKKKMVWEDYIEKEVVNSRIPIWQRAKGDVTDEACAQFYKEKFYDMDDPVSVIRVSAEGAVSYKAMLFIPAKAPYDYYTRDYKAGLQLYTSGVMIMEHCADLLPEHFRFVRGVVDSQDLSLNISRELLQHDRQLRVIAMNLDKKIKAELKRLLENDRDKYESFFKSFGLQLKYGVLNEYGASRDAFSEMLLFYSTIAEKNITFSEYIKNMPEAQKYIYYATGESAAALDKLPQAESLRDRGFAILYLTDRVDEFVVRALMKVDGKEFRSVNDDDLGLETETEKASADKLEADNKDVLDFVGESLNGKIVSAKLSHKLKSHPVCLTTQGGVSFEMERYFAMMPNEEAGLMKAERVLELNASHPVFLALKDAVDHDRDKAKKYAELLYGQAELLAGLTPEDPARFAALVAELMI; via the coding sequence ATGGCAAAAAAACAATTTAAATCCGAATCAAAACGGCTGCTCGACCTGATGGTCCACTCAATTTACACGCATAAGGAAATATTCCTGCGTGAAATCATTTCCAACGCATCCGACGCCATTGACAAGCTCTGTTACGTCTCTTTGACGGACGACAAGGTCGGTCTGACGCGCGACGATTTCAAAATCGACATCACCGTCGACAAAGAAAAGCGCACGCTCACCGTTTCCGATAACGGCATCGGCATGACGGCGGAAGAGCTGGAGTCCAACCTCGGCGTCATCGCGCGCAGCGGCTCGCTCCAGTTTAAAAAGGAGATGGGTGATAACGCGGCGGATGACGTTGACATCATCGGCCAGTTCGGCGTCGGCTTTTACTCGGCGTTCATGGTAGCCTCAACAGTCACGGTCATCTCGCGGGCATACGGGGCATCTTCAGCCAACATGTGGGTTTCCGCCGGGTCGGACGGGTATTCGATCACCCCCTGTGACAAAGAAACGGCCGGCACAGATATCATCATCGAAATGAAGCCCGATGAGGATGATGAGCACTACGGCGATTATCTGGAAGAGGAAACGCTGCATCGGATCATCAAAAAGTATTCCGATTATATCCGCTGGCCGATCGTCATGGATGTGACGAAAAGTCGGCAGGTTGAGGGGCCGGAAACCGATCAGGACGGCAAGAAAAAAATGGTCTGGGAGGACTACATCGAAAAAGAAGTCGTCAACAGCCGTATTCCAATCTGGCAGCGCGCTAAAGGCGACGTCACCGACGAGGCGTGCGCCCAATTCTATAAGGAGAAGTTTTACGACATGGACGACCCTGTCTCCGTCATCCGTGTCAGCGCAGAGGGTGCAGTCAGCTATAAAGCGATGCTGTTCATCCCGGCTAAAGCGCCGTATGACTATTACACGCGCGACTATAAAGCGGGCCTGCAGCTCTACACATCGGGCGTTATGATTATGGAGCACTGCGCCGACCTGCTGCCGGAGCATTTTCGCTTTGTCCGCGGTGTCGTCGATTCACAGGACCTGTCGCTGAACATTTCCCGCGAGCTGCTGCAGCATGACCGCCAGCTCCGTGTCATCGCGATGAATCTAGACAAGAAAATCAAGGCCGAGCTCAAGCGCCTTTTGGAAAACGACCGCGACAAATATGAGAGCTTCTTTAAAAGTTTCGGCCTGCAGCTTAAATACGGTGTTTTGAACGAATATGGCGCCAGCCGCGATGCGTTTTCGGAGATGCTCCTCTTTTATTCAACGATTGCCGAAAAGAATATTACCTTCTCGGAATACATTAAGAATATGCCGGAGGCGCAAAAATACATCTACTATGCCACCGGCGAAAGCGCCGCGGCGCTTGATAAGCTCCCGCAGGCTGAGAGCCTCCGTGACAGAGGCTTTGCCATCCTCTATCTGACGGACCGGGTTGACGAGTTCGTCGTCCGGGCGCTGATGAAAGTCGATGGGAAGGAATTCCGCTCCGTCAACGATGATGACCTCGGCCTTGAGACGGAGACGGAGAAAGCCTCAGCCGACAAGCTAGAGGCCGACAACAAAGATGTGCTTGATTTTGTCGGGGAAAGCCTAAACGGCAAAATCGTCTCGGCCAAGCTTTCTCACAAGCTCAAAAGCCACCCCGTCTGCCTGACGACGCAGGGCGGTGTCAGCTTCGAAATGGAGCGCTATTTTGCCATGATGCCGAATGAGGAGGCCGGTCTTATGAAGGCCGAGCGCGTCCTTGAGCTTAACGCCAGCCACCCCGTCTTTTTAGCGCTGAAGGATGCTGTTGATCACGATCGGGACAAGGCAAAAAAATATGCCGAGCTGCTTTATGGCCAGGCCGAGCTTTTGGCCGGGCTCACGCCGGAGGACCCGGCGCGCTTTGCCGCACTTGTCGCCGAGCTCATGATCTGA